The genomic region GCTGCTGCCCCGGCCCGCTCACCCTCGACACCACCGCTCTGGCGCCAGGCGAGACGACCACACTGACCTTCGAACTCAGCATGCACCCCGGCATGGACGGCCCCCACGACCTCGCCGTCCACGTCCCCATCACCTCCGCCGACGGCACCGAGCAGCTCACCGTCGACGTCGTCGGCGACTTCCGCTGACGCCGACCCGCGGCGGACGACAGCCGCGGTCCGCCCAAGGGGCGTGGTCACAGACCACGCCCTTCTGCAGTTGCGTCCCACCACCTCCGCGCCCTCGCCCGCGTCGGCTTGGTCACCACGGCACCGACATCCACTGGTCGCTGACCGACCCTGGGGTGGTCGGCCCCCCTCAGCCTGCCCGAGTGGTCTGGGGACCGGTGGTGGGAGCTCGACGGGGCTGTGCGCGCCGTTCGTGAGGTGCGCGTCGGGGTAGGGCAACCCGAACGCCGACGGTCGGCTCGCGGCCGGGCTGTCGGTTGCACGCACACCGACGACGGAGGTCTACCGATGAGCGAAGTCAGCGCGGACCAGCGCCACGACCACGACACGTCCCAGGGCCGGTCCGACCAGGACGGCGGCATGCAGACCAAGATGTACCTGCGGTTCGCCGCCATGATCCTGACCGCCATGGTGGTGATGTACTTCACCATGTTCGCCGGTTCCTGGGAGTGGAGCCACGTCCGGTTCAGCCAGAGTCGGGTGTTCATGGCGATCACGATGGGCGGGACGATGGGCCTGGTCATGCTCGCCTGGATGCTCAACATGTACCGGAGCGCGGCGCGCAACTGGATCATCGTCGGGGTCAGCATCGTCCTGCTGGCCGGTGGGATCACGCTCGACCGCACGCAGGCGACGGTCGGCGACACCGCGTTCATGCAGGCGATGATCCCCCACCACTCCCTGGCCATCACCCGTTCCGAGCGGTTCGGCGTCACCGACATCCGCGTGTGCGAGCTGGCCGTCGAGATCAGCGAAGCACAGCGCCGGGAGATCGACGAGATGGACTGGCTCATCGCCGACATCGAGGAGAACGGTCTCGCGACGACGCGCGAGGAGGCTCAGAACCGTCCGGTCCCCGACTTCCCCGCCGAGGCCGACCTCGACTGCGACGAGCTGAGCGCGACCGCCGCCGCCGGCTCGTAGCCGCGGCCGGCCGGCTACGGCCCCTGATGACAGGTGAGACGGCGCTATGCGCGTCGGGTGGAGGATGT from Euzebya sp. harbors:
- a CDS encoding DUF305 domain-containing protein, which translates into the protein MSEVSADQRHDHDTSQGRSDQDGGMQTKMYLRFAAMILTAMVVMYFTMFAGSWEWSHVRFSQSRVFMAITMGGTMGLVMLAWMLNMYRSAARNWIIVGVSIVLLAGGITLDRTQATVGDTAFMQAMIPHHSLAITRSERFGVTDIRVCELAVEISEAQRREIDEMDWLIADIEENGLATTREEAQNRPVPDFPAEADLDCDELSATAAAGS